One Lycium barbarum isolate Lr01 chromosome 5, ASM1917538v2, whole genome shotgun sequence genomic window carries:
- the LOC132640658 gene encoding uncharacterized protein LOC132640658, producing the protein MATTLLPSPVIHTGNVKKFGITNGGGRRVVKVSSSVKDLEDVGLFKVNSMKVVDKEEEQKRNYYVNTGSAIRILREEFPALFYKELNFDIYRDDIVFKDPLNTFTGIENYKSIFWALRFHGRIFFRALWIDIVSVWQPVEGMIMIRWTVHGIPRVPWESRGRFDGTSEYKLDKDGKIYEHRVHNIALKGPPKFHVLAVQELIGYINCPTTPKPTYFIFSFPSLVNTMPTAEFADFRHQLGSILASAKRGEEEQSQQDNSIVTRC; encoded by the exons ATGGCTACTACACTTTTGCCTTCACCGGTGATACACACTGGAAATGTAAAGAAATTTGGTATTACTAATGGTGGTGGAAGAAGAGTTGTTAAGGTTAGTTCGAGTGTTAAGGATTTGGAAGATGTTGGATTGTTTAAGGTTAATAGTATGAAAGTAGTGGATAAGGAGGAAGAGCAAAAACGGAATTATTATGTGAATACTGGTTCTGCTATTCGGATACTCAGAGAAGAGTTTCCTGCGCTTTTCTATAAGGAGCTAAACTTTGATATCTACAG GGATGATATAGTCTTCAAAGATCCCCTCAACACCTTTACTGGCATTGAGAATTACAAATCGATCTTCTGGGCTTTACGATTTCATGGCAGGATATTCTTTAGGGCTTTGTGGATAGATATAGTTAGTGTTTGGCAGCCTGTGGAAGGCATGATCATGATTCGATGGACTGTTCATGGAATTCCCCGTGTTCCATGGGAGAGCCGCGGTCGATTTGATGGCACTTCAGAGTATAAACTAGACAAAGATGGGAAGATTTATGAGCACCGCGTTCACAACATTGCACTGAAGGGACCCCCAAAGTTCCATGTACTTGCTGTACAGGAATTAATTGGATATATCAACTGTCCCACCACGCCAAAGCCGACTTACTTTATCTTCTCATTCCCTTCTTTGGTTAACACTATGCCAACGGCAgaatttgcagatttcagacatCAACTTGGTTCAATTTTAGCCTCTGCTAAGAGAGGCGAGGAGGAACAATCGCAACAAGATAATAGCATTGTGACGAGGTGCTAA